The following are encoded together in the Anaerostipes caccae L1-92 genome:
- a CDS encoding cysteine-rich small domain-containing protein, translating into MKREKKNYQFFRHRDCEYFPCHETDDIENFNCLFCYCPLYMLGENCGGSFNLKNGVKDCSQCIIPHKRENYGYITGKFSEIAAAMNFSKDQQQE; encoded by the coding sequence ATGAAGAGAGAGAAAAAAAACTATCAATTTTTCCGGCACAGAGACTGTGAGTATTTTCCATGCCATGAAACAGATGATATTGAAAACTTTAATTGTCTTTTTTGTTACTGTCCGCTCTATATGCTTGGGGAGAACTGCGGCGGCAGTTTTAATTTAAAAAACGGCGTGAAAGACTGCAGTCAGTGCATAATTCCCCATAAAAGAGAAAATTATGGCTATATTACCGGGAAATTTTCTGAGATTGCCGCTGCAATGAATTTTTCCAAAGATCAGCAGCAGGAATAA